A portion of the Carya illinoinensis cultivar Pawnee chromosome 11, C.illinoinensisPawnee_v1, whole genome shotgun sequence genome contains these proteins:
- the LOC122282736 gene encoding uncharacterized protein LOC122282736 — protein MATAPVKSQPLHNFSLPFLKWGGKSHTNTAIRCRRTVSPVSSEPESDQHDSDPTARLGSRSSRNRFGFFPCYLADRPQKQPERGESGAEADDVGQRMLQPAEEEEGGEEAEAAAEEAAQKPWNLRPRKAVQRSTMIEIITENTASAVLAIPAAQQQQSENAQPKSLRLRGIAAESHFAEKKEKRKFWIALSREEIEEDIFVMTGSRPARRPKKRPRNIQKQIDNVFPGLWLVGTTADSYRVTEAPAKR, from the exons ATGGCTACGGCACCGGTGAAGTCTCAGCCACTGCACAACTTCTCCCTCCCTTTCTTAAAATGGGGAGGCAAGAGCCACACCAACACCGCCATCCGCTGCCGCCGAACCGTCTCACCGGTTTCCTCCGAACCAGAATCTGACCAACACGACTCCGACCCGACCGCTCGCCTTGGATCCCGTTCATCGCGCAACCGATTCGGATTCTTTCCCTGCTACCTTGCCGACAGACCTCAGAAGCAGCCGGAGCGAGGAGAGAGCGGCGCGGAAGCAGATGACGTCGGACAGAGGATGCTGCAACCCgccgaggaggaggaggggggTGAGGAAGCCGAAGCCGCGGCCGAGGAAGCGGCGCAGAAGCCGTGGAACTTGAGGCCGAGGAAGGCCGTACAGAGGAGCACAATGATTGAGATTATTACGGAGAATACCGCTAGTGCAGTGCTTGCGATTCCTGCCGCTCAGCAGCAGCAGAGCGAAAACGCGCAGCCGAAGTCGCTGCGGCTTCGGGGGATAGCGGCGGAGTCGCACTTTGCGGAGAAGAAGGAGAAAAGGAAGTTCTGGATCGCTTTGTCCAGGGAGGAGATCGAGGAGGACATCTTTGTCATGACTGGGTCCAGGCCCGCTCGCCGGCCCAAGAAGCGGCCCAGGAATATCCAGAAGCAGATCGAC AATGTTTTTCCCGGGTTGTGGTTGGTGGGGACGACGGCTGATTCATATCGGGTGACCGAAGCTCCCGcaaag AGGTAG